One Ilumatobacter fluminis genomic window, GCGACCGCCGGCGAAGCAGGACGACGACGAGATGTCACCGAACGGTGAACTCGACCGCCAGGTCGCCGTCGACGATGCCGCCGAACAGTTGGCCTTGTTCTCCGTCGTGTCGTCCACGGCGACCGGCGTCAAGTTCCACGCCGTGACCGAGACCGGCGTCGAGCACTACGACGACGAGCCCGATCCACCGACGCCCGACTTCGACGCCGACCCGGCCCTCGCGGTCGAACTGCCCGACGTGCCGACCGAGGCCGGTCTCGTCCCGTTCGGATCGCTCAGCGTCGCCGAGCAGAAGGACGAGCTGCGAACCCGCAACGCCGACGTCGCCAAGCGGCTCGTCGACATGACCGGCTGGAACCACGCCCGGGTCCAGGGCGAGATGAACCGGCTGGCCGGGATCTCGAAGGTCAGTACGGCGACGGTCGACCAGCTGGAACGGCGTCTCCGCTACGCCGAGAGCTGGTTGCGCCGGTTGCGTCACCAGGGTCGCTGAACGTCCCCATCCGGCTCGTGTCGAGGACACGGTCGATGATGATCAGTGAGACGGCACCGAGGACGACGCCACCGACCACGTCGGACAGATAGTGCATACCCTGGTACATCCGGGCCCAGATCACACCGATCTCCACGACGAGGAAGACGCCAAGCGACAGAGCGCGTGCCCACAGGGCGGCAGTGTGACGCCACACGACGATCACGACGGCGAAGTAGACGGTCGCCGCGGCGACGTGGCCGGACGGGAAACTGCTGTTGACGGTGGACTCGAGGAGTCGATCGACGTCGGGTCGGGGCCTCCCGACGATGTGGGTGATGGTGATGAAGCAGGTCGCCTCGAACACCAGCGGCAGGGCGACGTACACCGCCTCGTCCCAGCGTCTGAACACCCAGAGCAGCACTGCGCAGATGACGGTCGAGATGCCGATCTTGATGAACGTGTCGGCCGGGCCGGCCGCCCACGGCGCCAACGAGTTCAGGCCGTCCGTGCGGCCGTCGACCCACCAGTTCGCGACGCGTTCGTCGAGACGCGTGACGGCGTTGGGGGCGGTCCAGTCGGTGAAGGTGAGCCCGATGGCGGCGCCGGTGCCGACGACGGCGACGAAGCCGACCAGTAGTCGGACGAGTTCGTGGCCCTTCACCGGCCAGGCGTTGTCCCACGACGGTGAGGAGCTCGGCTCGTCGACCGATTCGCACTCCGAAGCCAGCGACGGGGCGCTCATGACGCCACCGTGTCCTCGTCGGTCGCCACCACCTTGCGCGCGGGCGAGGTGATGACGCAGAAGGCGCCGTACAGCGTGAGGCCGAGCGCCACGACGAGGACCAACACCATGCCGAGTGTGTCGTCGGCGACGCGTCGCAGCGAGTCGTCAAGACCGCGGGCCTCGTCGGGGTCGAAGTTGATGGCGGCCCGGGTGACGAACACGCCGATCAGCGCCATCATCGCCGACCGACCGACCCAGCCGACCCGTCCCATGATGCGCACGGCGTGCCATGAGAACGGGCCGATACGACGATGCTCGATCTCCTTCTCGAACGACGCCGAGTAGGCCTTGTACCCGAAGTAGATCGCGATGCCGATCACCACGAGCCCGCCGAGGCCGACCAACCAGCGGCCGGCCGGCCACTCCATGACCGACTGGGTGACCTTGGTGACCTGTGAGTCCTGGCTGCGCCCCCCGTCACCGCTGCCGGACGACCCGGGCTTGGCGGCGAGCGACACCGCCGTGATGCCCAACAGGATGTACGTCGCGGCGCTCACCGAGTAGCCGATCCGACGCAGCACGGAATGCCCGTCGACGTCGGCCGGGAGCAGCACGGTGACGATTCTCCAGGCGGCATAGAGGAACAGTCCGGCCGCAACGACCCACAGGATCAGCTGGCCGAACGGCTGCTGCGCGATCGTGGCCACTGCGCCGGACGGGTCGGCCTGGCCGCTCGAGCCTCCCGACTGATCGGAGTTGCCGCCGTCGGCGGCGATCGTGAACGCGAGCAGGCCGGTCAGGACGTAGACGACGCCCTTGGCGGCCCACCCGACGCGGGCGAGCTTGACGACCCCGGGGTGCCGTTGGACGAAGTCCTCGGCGGCGTCGGAGCCGACGTCGTCGTCCGGACCGTCGAACGATCGGTCGGAATCGGTGGATGTTTCGATGCTCATGCTGGGTCTTCCTCCGCCGCTCGACGCGGCTGACAGATCGAGACCGCGGCCGGCAGGACGCGTATCTCGAAGTGATCGGTTCGGTCGCGGTCGCCACCGTCAGCTTCCCACGGCAGCGTCCGGTCCAGATCGACGACGATCTTCTCCGCCGTGGTCACCTTGGCGAACGGCGACGCCTCGACGCGGTTCGTGAAGACGGATCCGAACAGTCGCGCCCACTCGCTCGCGGAGCGGGCGGTGACGATGCCGACATCGAGACGACCGTCGGTCGGCGACGCACTGCCGAAGGCGGGGATGCCGCCGATGAGCGTGCCCACGTTGGCGGCGATCACGCTCGATGCGTCGCCGGTGAACCAGGGGTCGCCGTCGACCGAGATCTCCATCTGCGCCGGGCTGACGTTGCGGTTCTTGACACCGGCCCACACGTACCCGAGGCGGCCGTACTTGTCCTTCATGCCACTGTCGTCGGCGTCGCGAATCAGCAGTGCGTCGAAGCCGGTGCCGGCCATCACCAAGAAGTGCTGTTCGTCGTTCACCACGCCGGCATCGAGACGCCGAGGCTCACCGTGGACCGCGACGTCGACCGCGCCGCGGAGATCGATCGGGATACCGAGGTTGACGGCGAGCAGGTTGCCGGTGCCGGCCGGCAACACACCGATCGTGACGTCGTCGTACCCCTCGTGGAGCAGGTGATCGGCACACCGTCGTACGGTGCCGTCGCCACCCCAGACGAGCAGACGATCGACGCCGTCGTCCTCGATGAGCTTGGTGACCTTCTTCGGCGCCTTCTTGCTCTTCGGCACCTCGTACCACGGCGGATCGGCGTGGCCGACGTCGGCGAGCGCAGCACGGAGTTCTTCCAAGCCGGATCCGGCGAGCTGCTTGCCCTCGTTGATGATCACCCCGATACGGGGACGTCCCTCCATGGGCAGGCCGATACCCCGTCGTTTGCGCTCCTCAAACGTTCGCCGAAGGTTTGAGGCGGGGGATCGCGCCGCCAGACTCGTACCACCCGCATGGACATCTTGACCGTCATCTTCTTCGTGGTCGGCGTCGCCGGGTTGGTGATCGGCGCCGAAGCACTCGTTCGGGGCGCCGCCCGACTCGCCGGCCGAACCGGCCTCTCCCCCGTCGTCATCGGCCTCACCGTCGTCGCCTTCGGCACGAGCGCGCCCGAGCTCGCCGTCAGCCTCGGCGCTGCGATCCGCGACGAGGCCGACCTCGCGGTCGGCAACGTCGTCGGCTCGAACATCGCCAACGTGCTGCTCGTCCTCGGCCTGTCGGCCGTGATCGGTGGCGGTCTGGTCGTGGCACAACGGATCGTGCGGATCGATGTCCCGATCATGGTCGTGTTGTCGTTCGCCGTGTTCTTCCTCGGCCTCGACGGCGAACTGAACCGCTGGGAGGGCATCGCCTTCGTGCTGACGCTGATCGGCTACATCAGCTGGACGGTCATCAGCGCCCGACGGTCGAACGCCGAGGTCGCGACGGAGTACGACGACGCGATCGATCTCGACGACCTCTCGGCCAGCTCTCCGTTCGTCGACGTCGGCTACGTCCTGCTCGGCCTCGTGCTGCTCGTGATCGGATCGACGGCACTCGTCGAGGCGGCCACCGACATCGCGACCGAACTCGGCGTCAGCGAACTCGTCATCGGTCTGACCGTCGTCGCCGTCGGCACGTCGCTCCCCGAGATCGCGACGTCGGTCCTCGCCGCCGCACGGGGGCAACGCGACCTCGCCGTGGGCAACGCGGTCGGTTCCAACCTGTTCAACATCCTCGCCGTGCTCGGCATCACCGCCGCCGTGTCCCCGACGTCGATCCCGATCCCCGACGGTGCGATCTCGCTCGACATCCCCGTCATGATCGCCGTGGCGGTGGCGTGTCTGCCGATCTTCTGGAACGGATATTCACTGATGCGCTGGGAAGGCGTGATCTTCCTGGCCTACTACGCCGGGTACATCACCTACCTCGTGCTCGACAGCAGTGACCACGACGCCACCGGACAGTTCGGCGCTGCGATGCTCTACTTCGTGGTGCCGCTGACGGTGCTCACCTTCTCGGTCGCCGCCTACCGGCGCAACCGTCTCGGTCGCGTCCCGCTCTGAGGCGGGCGTTCCGCCCTGCGCTCAGTGGGCCGGTGCGTGCAGCGCAGCGCCGGCGATGCCGGCGTTGTTCTCGAGCGCCGCGATCTCGACGTCGCAGTCGACGTCGATCTGCGGCAACCACTTGTGCGCCCGCTTGCTCGCGCCGCCGCCGAGGATGATCAGGTCGGGGGACACGATGAACGCCACGTGCCGCAGATAGCGGTTCACCCGCTCACCCCATTCGCTCCACGAGAGGTTGTGGGCCTTCCGGGCCCGAGCGGCAGCGGCGAGTTCGGCGTCGGCACCGTCGAGCTCGACGTGTCCGAGTTCGGTGTTCGGTACCAGCACGCCATCGACGAACAGAGCCGACCCGATCCCGGTACCGAAGGTGAGACACAGCACGACACCGCGCCGATCGGCACCGGCACCCCACGTCATCTCGGCCTGGCCGGCGGCGTCGGCGTCGTTGAGGACGTGCACCGGGGCGCCGATCACGTCGGTGAAGAGAGTGTCGGCGTCGATGCCGACCCACGAGTCGTCGATGTTGGCCGCGCTGCGCACGACGCCGTGCATCACGACCGACGGCATGCACACCCCGACCGGCCCCGTCCAGCCGTGATGACCGACGAGTGCTGCCGCGACCTCGGCGACCCGTTCGGGCGTCGCCGGTTGCGGTGTGTCGATCCGCATCCGCTCCGCGGTGAGGTCGCCGGTCGCCAGATCGACCGGTGCCGCCTTCATCCCGGTGCCACCGATGTCGATCCCGAAGCGTTGCATCGCCTGCGAAGGTAGACGATCGGGCTCGCGGCCGTCGACGATCGGTCGACGGGCGTTCCGGGTCAGGCCTTGGCCCGGGTCTTGCGGAGCACGGGGTCGGCGAGGCGGAGCGTCGCGGAGGCGGCCTGCATCGTCCGACCGGCAGCGCCGGGTGTGTCGGCATCGACCAGGTTGCCCATCACCTGCAGCGTGATCTTGGCGATGGCGTCGGTGCCGACCGCGAACCGGAGACCGGTGCGCATCAACCGGGGATGCCCGATCAGGAAGGCGAAGCGGCGTCCGGTACGGAGGAAATCGTCGAAGCGTTCACCGATCAGGCGGTCGTACTCGGCGGGCGCCGTGGCCGGGTCGGCGAGGAACAGGTCGGCGGCGAGCATCCCCGACTCGAGGCCGTAGTCGATGCCCTCCCCGTTCATCGGGTTGACGAGTCCGGCGGCGTCACCGATCGCCACCCAGCCACGGCCGTGGCGCTTGATGGCACTCATCGGGAGGCGCCACGCCCGGGGCCGCTCGAGGTTCTCACCGATCTGCCACGGCTCTGCGACGAGGGAGCGGTACGAGTCGAGCAGGTGGTTCAGGTTGAGCGACTTGAAGCCCTTCATGGTCGACAGGGCGCCGACGCCGATGTTGACGGTGCCGTCGCCGCACGGGAACATCCAGCCGTAGCCGGGCACCCAGGTGCCGTGCTCGTCCTTGATCGTCAGGCACGCCTCGATCATGGCGTCGTCGTGCCGCGGGCTCTCGACGTACGAACGGATCGCCAGACCGTACGGCTCGTTCGGATCGCGCTCGGCGCCGAGCATGCGAGCGACCTTGCCGGGTGCGCCGGTGGCGGCGACGACGAGATCGGCGTCGATCGTGTCGGCACCGACCTGGACGCCGGTGACCGCGCCGTCGGGGCCGAACACCGGCTCCGCCTCGGTCTCGAACCGCACGTCGGCGCCGGCCTCGATCGCGGTGTCGATCAGGGCGGCGTCGAGACGACGGCGTGGCCACACCGCACCATGGGCCGGGAATCGGTCGCCGTCCGACCAGGGCAACTCCCGCTGACGCTTGCCGGCGATCATCCGGAGCCCGTCGACGAGGTGGGCGTCGGTGAGCGGGATGTCGAGCTCGTCCAACGCCTGGACTGCCCGGGGTGTCAATCCGTCGCCGCAGATCTTGTCGCGACCATGGGGCGCCTTCTCGAAGACGACCACCTTGGCGCCGGCTCGGGCGGCTCGGATGGCGGTGGCGGCTCCCGCTGGCCCACCACCGATGACGGCGATGTCGACGCGTTCGTTCATGTCACCATCGATTCAATCGCCGTTCCGGCTGGGCCGGACGCGAACGGCGCCGGTTCAGCGCTGTTCGGCGATGCGCTGATGGTGGTGGATCACCTCGGCGACGATGAACCGGAAGTACTTCTCGGAGAACACCGGATCGAGTCCTGCGTCCTCGGCGAGGGATCGCAGCCGCGCGATCTGACGGGCTTCGCGCTCGGGGTCGGCGGCCGGCAGCCCGGCCTCGGCCTTGTAGTGACCGACCGCCTGGGTGATCTTGAACCGCTCCGCGAGCAGGTGGATGAGGGCCGCGTCGATGTTGTCGATGCTCGACCGGTAGCCGTCCAGTTGCTCGTCGCTCACGAGCCGCAACCTACCGGATCGGGCCCTCGCCGACCCGATGGGCACCGCATGGTCGGGCGGCTGCAGTCCGTCGCATCGTGTCTGCCAGAATCCGCCCATGAGCTTGCGACAACAGTGGGCCGCCGGCGACGAGACGCTCGGCCTGTGGATCCAGCTGCCGTCACCGATCACGGCCGAGATCGCCGCCCGGCAACCCGTGTCCTATGTGTGCGTCGACACCCAGCACGGTGTGAACGACGCGATGACGTGCGTGGCCACCTTCTCGGCGATCGAGCTCGCGGGCAACGTGCCGATCGCTCGGGTGCCGTGGAACGAACCGGGCGTGATCGGCAAGACGCTCGACGCCGGGGCGCACGGGGTGATCGTGCCGATGGTGAACACCCGATCGCAGGCCGAGGCGGTGGTCGACGCCGCACGGTACGCGCCTGCCGGCAGCCGCAGTTGGGGCCCGATGATGGCCGGTCTCCGGCGCCCCGACTACCAACAGTGGGCCCACGACAACGTCACCGTCATCCCGATGATCGAGACCGTCGAAGCGCTCGACAACCTCGACGAGATCCTCGAGTGCCCGGGCGTCGACGCCGTGTACGTCGGCCCAGCCGACCTGTCGGTGAGCCTCGGGCTGCCGCCCGGCAACAACGACGGCACCCCGGCGTTCGACGACGCACTCGGCCGGATCACCGACGCTTGCGCCCGCCACGAGGTGGTCGCCGGCATCCACGCCACCGGGTCGCTCGCCGCCCGGCGACGCGAGCAGGGGTTCCGCATGATCACGATCGGCAGCGACGCCCTCGCCGTCCGGTCGGGCTTCGAGGCCGAGCTCGCGGCCGCCGCCGGCGGGCACGCGGGCGGCACCGACGCGATGTACTGACGCCATGCACTGACGGTCCCGAGAGCGTCGCGCGGCTCGTCGGCACACGCGTCGAGAGCCGGACCACCGTCACGGGTTGACCGACTGGAACGGGGTCAGCGGGTGGCGACGACGATGCGGTCGTGGCCGGCGAGGTCGGCGCGGACGTCGACGGACCGGTAGCCGGCGGCGTCGCACAAGGCGCGCACTGCAGCACCTTGATCGGCGCCGATCTCGAGCACGAGCGAACCGGTCGGGTCGAGGTGCCGGAGGGCACCGGGCACGAGGCGGCGATAGTCGTCGAGCCCATCGGCGCCCGCGAACAGCGCCTGCGGCGGTTCCCAGTGGCGGACAGACTCGTCGAGCAGCTCGGAGTCGTCGGCGACGTACGGCGGATTGCTCACGATCACGTCGAACGACGTGTCGGTGGGGAGCGCGTCGAACCAGTCGCCGCACTCGACCCGTACGTTGCGGGCGGCGCGCCCGATTCCGGCGAGATTGGACCGGGCCACGTCGAGCGCGTCGGCGTCGGCGTCGGTGAGCCAGATCTCGGTGCCGTCGATCGGCAGTTCGTCGGCAAGGGCCAGGCCGATCGCTCCCGAACCGGTGCCGAGATCGGCGATACGGCGGGTCGACCGGTCGCCGACCAGATCGAGTACCGCCTCGACCACGAGCTCGGTCTCGGGGCGTGGGATGAGCACCCGTCGGTCGACGGCCAGGTCGAGCCGACGGAACCCCCAGCGCCCGAGGACGTACTGGAGCGGTTCGCCCGCCCGATAGCGACCGACCATCGCATCGTGGTGCTGCACCATCCGGTCGGTCACGTGTTGATCGAGCGAGGCGTCGAACTCGGCACCGTCGAGCGCCGTCGCGACCTCACAGATCCAGCGGGCTTCGGGCCGGCTCCGCAGGACCGACGACGTCTGGTCCCAGAGCTGCCGCAGGGTGAGCGTGTCGTCGGTCATGACGACGAGTCGGCGAGCTGGCGGGCACGTTCGTCGTGCAACAGGGGCTCGACGACCAGGTCGAGTTGGCCACCCAGCACGTCGTCGAGACGGTACACGGTGACCCCGATCCGGTGGTCGGTGACGCGGCTCTCCTTGTAGTTGTACGTGCGGATCTTCTCGCTCCGACCGCCGCCGCCCAGCTGCGACCGCCGCTCCTCGGAGAGCTCGGCGTCGCGCTCGCGTTGGGCGCGTTCGTACAAACGGGCTCGCAGCACCTGCATCGCCCGGGCGCGGTTCTGGAGCTGGCTCCGCTCGTCCTGCATCGTCACGACGATGCCGGACGGGATGTGGGTGATCCGGACTGCCGAGTCGGTGGTGTTGACGTGCTGCCCGCCCGCGCCCGACGAGCGGTACACGTCGATCTCGAGATCTCGGTCGTCGATGGAGACCTCGACCTCGTCGACCTCGGGAAGGACGGCGACGGTGGCCGACGACGTGTGGACCCGGCCCTGGCTCTCGGTGACGGGGACCCGTTGCACGCGGTGCGGCCCGCCTTCGAACTTGAGGTGCTGCCAGGCGTCGTCGCCGCGGACGACGAAGGTGACCTGGTTGACGCCGCCGAGGTCGCTCGGATCGAGCGACAGCGTCTCGACCTTCCATCGGTGCACGCCGGCGTAGGCGACGTACATGTCGTAGAGATCACGCGCGAACAGGTTGGCCTCCTCGCCGCCCTCGGCGCCGCGGATCTCCATGATCACGGCCCGCCCGGCGTTCGGGTCGCGCGGAAGGAGGAGTTCGCGCAGTTCGGCCTCGAGCCGAACGAGGTCGGCGTCGGCCTCGGCGATCTCGGTCTCGGCCAGCTCGCGATCGTCGGGCGAGGTGGCGCCGGCGAGGAGTTCACGGGCTGCGTC contains:
- a CDS encoding phosphatase PAP2 family protein, which translates into the protein MSAPSLASECESVDEPSSSPSWDNAWPVKGHELVRLLVGFVAVVGTGAAIGLTFTDWTAPNAVTRLDERVANWWVDGRTDGLNSLAPWAAGPADTFIKIGISTVICAVLLWVFRRWDEAVYVALPLVFEATCFITITHIVGRPRPDVDRLLESTVNSSFPSGHVAAATVYFAVVIVVWRHTAALWARALSLGVFLVVEIGVIWARMYQGMHYLSDVVGGVVLGAVSLIIIDRVLDTSRMGTFSDPGDATGATSSRRSGDAVPAGRPSPY
- a CDS encoding DUF1206 domain-containing protein, whose product is MSIETSTDSDRSFDGPDDDVGSDAAEDFVQRHPGVVKLARVGWAAKGVVYVLTGLLAFTIAADGGNSDQSGGSSGQADPSGAVATIAQQPFGQLILWVVAAGLFLYAAWRIVTVLLPADVDGHSVLRRIGYSVSAATYILLGITAVSLAAKPGSSGSGDGGRSQDSQVTKVTQSVMEWPAGRWLVGLGGLVVIGIAIYFGYKAYSASFEKEIEHRRIGPFSWHAVRIMGRVGWVGRSAMMALIGVFVTRAAINFDPDEARGLDDSLRRVADDTLGMVLVLVVALGLTLYGAFCVITSPARKVVATDEDTVAS
- a CDS encoding diacylglycerol/lipid kinase family protein, with protein sequence MEGRPRIGVIINEGKQLAGSGLEELRAALADVGHADPPWYEVPKSKKAPKKVTKLIEDDGVDRLLVWGGDGTVRRCADHLLHEGYDDVTIGVLPAGTGNLLAVNLGIPIDLRGAVDVAVHGEPRRLDAGVVNDEQHFLVMAGTGFDALLIRDADDSGMKDKYGRLGYVWAGVKNRNVSPAQMEISVDGDPWFTGDASSVIAANVGTLIGGIPAFGSASPTDGRLDVGIVTARSASEWARLFGSVFTNRVEASPFAKVTTAEKIVVDLDRTLPWEADGGDRDRTDHFEIRVLPAAVSICQPRRAAEEDPA
- a CDS encoding calcium/sodium antiporter translates to MDILTVIFFVVGVAGLVIGAEALVRGAARLAGRTGLSPVVIGLTVVAFGTSAPELAVSLGAAIRDEADLAVGNVVGSNIANVLLVLGLSAVIGGGLVVAQRIVRIDVPIMVVLSFAVFFLGLDGELNRWEGIAFVLTLIGYISWTVISARRSNAEVATEYDDAIDLDDLSASSPFVDVGYVLLGLVLLVIGSTALVEAATDIATELGVSELVIGLTVVAVGTSLPEIATSVLAAARGQRDLAVGNAVGSNLFNILAVLGITAAVSPTSIPIPDGAISLDIPVMIAVAVACLPIFWNGYSLMRWEGVIFLAYYAGYITYLVLDSSDHDATGQFGAAMLYFVVPLTVLTFSVAAYRRNRLGRVPL
- the ppgK gene encoding polyphosphate--glucose phosphotransferase gives rise to the protein MQRFGIDIGGTGMKAAPVDLATGDLTAERMRIDTPQPATPERVAEVAAALVGHHGWTGPVGVCMPSVVMHGVVRSAANIDDSWVGIDADTLFTDVIGAPVHVLNDADAAGQAEMTWGAGADRRGVVLCLTFGTGIGSALFVDGVLVPNTELGHVELDGADAELAAAARARKAHNLSWSEWGERVNRYLRHVAFIVSPDLIILGGGASKRAHKWLPQIDVDCDVEIAALENNAGIAGAALHAPAH
- a CDS encoding NAD(P)/FAD-dependent oxidoreductase, whose protein sequence is MNERVDIAVIGGGPAGAATAIRAARAGAKVVVFEKAPHGRDKICGDGLTPRAVQALDELDIPLTDAHLVDGLRMIAGKRQRELPWSDGDRFPAHGAVWPRRRLDAALIDTAIEAGADVRFETEAEPVFGPDGAVTGVQVGADTIDADLVVAATGAPGKVARMLGAERDPNEPYGLAIRSYVESPRHDDAMIEACLTIKDEHGTWVPGYGWMFPCGDGTVNIGVGALSTMKGFKSLNLNHLLDSYRSLVAEPWQIGENLERPRAWRLPMSAIKRHGRGWVAIGDAAGLVNPMNGEGIDYGLESGMLAADLFLADPATAPAEYDRLIGERFDDFLRTGRRFAFLIGHPRLMRTGLRFAVGTDAIAKITLQVMGNLVDADTPGAAGRTMQAASATLRLADPVLRKTRAKA
- a CDS encoding chorismate mutase, with the translated sequence MSDEQLDGYRSSIDNIDAALIHLLAERFKITQAVGHYKAEAGLPAADPEREARQIARLRSLAEDAGLDPVFSEKYFRFIVAEVIHHHQRIAEQR
- a CDS encoding HpcH/HpaI aldolase family protein; amino-acid sequence: MSLRQQWAAGDETLGLWIQLPSPITAEIAARQPVSYVCVDTQHGVNDAMTCVATFSAIELAGNVPIARVPWNEPGVIGKTLDAGAHGVIVPMVNTRSQAEAVVDAARYAPAGSRSWGPMMAGLRRPDYQQWAHDNVTVIPMIETVEALDNLDEILECPGVDAVYVGPADLSVSLGLPPGNNDGTPAFDDALGRITDACARHEVVAGIHATGSLAARRREQGFRMITIGSDALAVRSGFEAELAAAAGGHAGGTDAMY
- the prmC gene encoding peptide chain release factor N(5)-glutamine methyltransferase, with translation MTDDTLTLRQLWDQTSSVLRSRPEARWICEVATALDGAEFDASLDQHVTDRMVQHHDAMVGRYRAGEPLQYVLGRWGFRRLDLAVDRRVLIPRPETELVVEAVLDLVGDRSTRRIADLGTGSGAIGLALADELPIDGTEIWLTDADADALDVARSNLAGIGRAARNVRVECGDWFDALPTDTSFDVIVSNPPYVADDSELLDESVRHWEPPQALFAGADGLDDYRRLVPGALRHLDPTGSLVLEIGADQGAAVRALCDAAGYRSVDVRADLAGHDRIVVATR
- the prfA gene encoding peptide chain release factor 1; protein product: MLDTGVADRLTSAGEEFRELEARLADPATHADPATLRTVSQRYRELEPLVAAWTTYRGRADDLDAARELLAGATSPDDRELAETEIAEADADLVRLEAELRELLLPRDPNAGRAVIMEIRGAEGGEEANLFARDLYDMYVAYAGVHRWKVETLSLDPSDLGGVNQVTFVVRGDDAWQHLKFEGGPHRVQRVPVTESQGRVHTSSATVAVLPEVDEVEVSIDDRDLEIDVYRSSGAGGQHVNTTDSAVRITHIPSGIVVTMQDERSQLQNRARAMQVLRARLYERAQRERDAELSEERRSQLGGGGRSEKIRTYNYKESRVTDHRIGVTVYRLDDVLGGQLDLVVEPLLHDERARQLADSSS